One genomic region from Pseudomonas sp. R5-89-07 encodes:
- a CDS encoding haloacid dehalogenase-like hydrolase, which yields MKLAPKLLAAALCLGLASQAFAATELKHWPAPAAKQLNEMIAANANKGNFAVFDMDNTSYRYDLEESLLPYMENKGLITRDSLDPSLKLMPFKDTAEHKESLFSYYYRLCEVDDMVCYPWVAQVFSGFTLKELKVQVDELMASGKPVPVSYFEGDTVKQSEVQPPKVFTGQAELYNKLMENGIEVYVMTAASEELVRMVAADPKYGYNVKPENVIGVSTLLKDRKTGELTTARKQIAAGKYDEKANLGLELTPYLWTPATWMAGKHAAILTYIDEWKKPVIVGGDTPTSDGYMLFHDVDVAKGGIHLWINRKDKYMTQLNGMMAKHAAAQAKEGLPVTADKNWVIVKPDEIQ from the coding sequence ATGAAGCTCGCGCCGAAATTGCTTGCCGCCGCTCTGTGCCTGGGACTTGCCAGCCAGGCGTTTGCCGCCACCGAGTTGAAACACTGGCCGGCGCCGGCCGCCAAACAACTGAACGAAATGATCGCCGCCAACGCCAACAAGGGCAATTTCGCGGTGTTCGACATGGACAACACCAGCTACCGCTACGACCTTGAAGAGTCCTTGCTGCCCTACATGGAAAACAAGGGCCTGATCACCCGCGACAGCCTCGACCCTTCGCTCAAGCTGATGCCGTTCAAAGACACCGCCGAGCACAAGGAAAGCCTGTTCAGCTACTACTATCGCCTCTGCGAAGTGGACGACATGGTGTGTTACCCGTGGGTGGCCCAGGTTTTTTCCGGTTTCACCCTCAAGGAGCTCAAGGTCCAGGTCGACGAGTTGATGGCTTCGGGCAAACCCGTTCCGGTCAGCTATTTTGAAGGCGACACGGTGAAACAGTCCGAAGTGCAGCCACCAAAAGTCTTCACCGGCCAAGCCGAGTTGTACAACAAGTTGATGGAAAACGGCATCGAGGTGTATGTGATGACGGCCGCCTCGGAAGAACTGGTGCGCATGGTCGCCGCCGATCCGAAGTACGGCTACAACGTCAAACCCGAGAACGTCATCGGCGTGAGTACGTTGCTCAAGGACCGCAAAACCGGCGAGCTGACCACCGCGCGCAAACAGATCGCCGCCGGCAAATATGACGAGAAGGCCAACCTCGGCCTGGAACTCACCCCCTACCTGTGGACCCCAGCCACCTGGATGGCCGGCAAGCACGCGGCGATCCTCACCTACATCGACGAATGGAAAAAACCGGTGATCGTCGGCGGCGACACCCCGACCAGCGATGGCTACATGCTGTTTCATGACGTGGACGTGGCCAAGGGCGGCATCCACCTGTGGATCAACCGCAAGGACAAATACATGACCCAGCTCAACGGCATGATGGCCAAGCATGCGGCGGCGCAGGCCAAGGAAGGCTTGCCGGTAACGGCGGACAAGAACTGGGTGATCGTCAAGCCGGATGAAATCCAGTAA
- a CDS encoding L-cystine transporter produces the protein MNLPLILNLLVFVALLLGLAQTGRTHWSLAKKVLFALVLGVVFGVVLHAIYGAGHPVLKASIGWFDLVGNGYVQLLQMIVIPLVFASILSAVARLHNASSLGKISFLTIGTLLFTTAIAALIGIGLTNLFGLTAEGLVAGTQEMARLQVIQNDYAGKVADLNIPQLLLSFVPANPFADLARAKPTSIISVVIFAAFLGVAALQLLKDDVEKGQKVLNAIDTLQAWVMRLVRLVMKLTPYGVLALMTKVVASSNLQDIIKLGSFVVVSYLALGLMFVVHGLLLSLAGVNPLRFFRKVWPVLTFAFTSRSSAASIPLSIEAQTRRLGIPQSIAGFAASFGATIGQNGCAGLYPAMLAVMVAPTVGINPLDPLWIATLVAIVTLSSAGVAGVGGGATFAALIVLPAMGLPVSLVALLISVEPLIDMGRTALNVNGSMTAGAITSQIMGQTDKALLDADEHAELAQV, from the coding sequence ATGAATCTTCCACTGATTCTCAACTTACTGGTGTTCGTGGCCCTGTTGCTGGGCCTGGCACAAACAGGCCGTACCCACTGGAGCCTCGCCAAGAAGGTGCTGTTCGCCCTGGTGCTGGGCGTGGTGTTCGGTGTGGTGCTGCACGCTATCTATGGCGCCGGCCACCCGGTGCTCAAGGCCTCCATCGGCTGGTTCGACCTGGTCGGCAACGGTTATGTGCAGTTGCTGCAAATGATCGTGATCCCGCTGGTGTTCGCCTCGATCCTCAGTGCCGTGGCGCGCCTGCACAACGCCTCGTCCCTGGGCAAGATCAGCTTCCTGACCATCGGCACCCTGCTGTTCACCACCGCGATTGCCGCGCTGATCGGTATCGGCCTGACCAACCTGTTCGGCCTCACCGCCGAAGGCCTGGTCGCCGGCACTCAGGAAATGGCGCGCCTGCAAGTCATCCAGAACGACTACGCAGGCAAGGTCGCCGACCTGAATATCCCGCAGTTGCTGCTGTCGTTCGTGCCGGCCAACCCGTTCGCCGACCTGGCCCGGGCCAAACCGACGTCGATCATCAGCGTGGTGATTTTTGCTGCGTTCCTGGGGGTTGCCGCCTTGCAACTGCTCAAGGATGACGTGGAAAAAGGCCAGAAAGTGCTCAACGCCATCGACACCCTGCAAGCCTGGGTGATGCGCCTGGTGCGCCTGGTCATGAAGCTGACCCCGTACGGCGTACTGGCGCTGATGACCAAGGTGGTCGCCAGCTCCAACCTGCAGGACATCATCAAGCTCGGCAGTTTCGTGGTGGTGTCGTACCTGGCCCTGGGCCTGATGTTCGTGGTGCACGGCCTGTTGCTGTCGCTGGCCGGGGTCAACCCGCTGCGCTTCTTCCGCAAGGTGTGGCCGGTGCTGACGTTTGCCTTCACCAGCCGCTCCAGCGCCGCCTCGATCCCCTTGAGCATCGAAGCGCAGACCCGCCGCCTGGGCATCCCGCAGTCCATTGCCGGTTTTGCCGCTTCGTTTGGTGCGACCATCGGCCAGAACGGCTGTGCCGGGCTCTATCCTGCGATGTTGGCAGTGATGGTTGCGCCGACCGTCGGCATCAATCCACTGGACCCGCTGTGGATCGCGACGCTGGTGGCGATTGTGACCCTGAGTTCGGCCGGTGTGGCGGGCGTGGGCGGTGGGGCGACGTTCGCCGCATTGATCGTGCTCCCGGCCATGGGGCTGCCGGTGTCGCTGGTGGCGCTGCTGATTTCCGTGGAGCCGCTGATTGATATGGGCCGCACGGCGTTGAACGTGAATGGTTCGATGACGGCGGGGGCAATTACCAGCCAGATCATGGGGCAGACGGACAAGGCGCTGCTCGATGCCGATGAGCATGCTGAGTTAGCTCAGGTCTGA
- a CDS encoding dihydrofolate reductase, with amino-acid sequence MKKTLPLSLIAALGENRVIGVDNSMPWHLPGDFKYFKATTLGKPIIMGRKTWDSLGRPLPGRLNIVVSRQADLVLEGAQVFASLEAAVERAEAWALEQGVDELMLIGGAQLYAQGLEHADRLYLTRVALSPEGDAWFPQFDASQWKLVSNVENPAEGDKPAYNFEVWEKA; translated from the coding sequence ATGAAAAAGACTCTCCCTTTAAGCCTGATCGCAGCCCTCGGTGAAAACCGTGTGATCGGCGTCGACAACAGCATGCCCTGGCACTTGCCGGGGGATTTCAAATATTTCAAGGCCACCACCCTTGGCAAGCCGATCATCATGGGGCGCAAGACCTGGGATTCCCTGGGCCGACCGTTGCCGGGGCGCCTGAACATCGTGGTCAGCCGTCAGGCCGACTTGGTGCTTGAAGGTGCGCAAGTGTTTGCGTCATTGGAGGCTGCGGTCGAACGCGCCGAGGCGTGGGCGCTGGAGCAGGGCGTCGACGAGCTGATGCTGATCGGCGGCGCGCAGTTGTATGCGCAGGGGCTGGAGCATGCGGATCGTCTGTATCTGACGCGGGTGGCGTTGAGCCCGGAAGGGGATGCGTGGTTTCCGCAGTTCGATGCGAGCCAGTGGAAGCTGGTGTCGAATGTGGAGAACCCGGCCGAAGGCGATAAACCCGCTTACAACTTCGAAGTCTGGGAGAAAGCTTAA
- a CDS encoding DUF2868 domain-containing protein → MTALNPLHTLWLTETVRLREEHAGPLEDLEANRLARAAGGDLPTRIAQRALHLAERDGLTGALSRWLQGARLAVVLLAIVAVVSGAGLAFAALGNGLTPVNVFWALGSLLGLNLILLLSWALGLLFAGEHSASLGRLWLWLSEKLARDAKAAQLAPALLLLLQRQKLNRWAVGVLVNSLWLLALFSALLVLLMLLATRRYGFVWETTILGADTFIAVTQALGTLPALLGFSVPTVEMIRASGDSALNIESARQAWAAWLMGVLLVYGLLPRLIFALLCLWRWKRGRAALRLDLNLPGYAQLRERLMPSSERLGVNDAAPEQLHQVAGGVSELQSDGALLVAIELDDQRPWPPKLPGTVKDAGILDSRESRHKLLEQLTRFPPARLAIACDPRRSPDRGSLALIAELARSAAATRVWLLQAPPGQALDAERLGDWHSALQQLELPFADCAPLNWLESGHD, encoded by the coding sequence GTGACTGCACTGAACCCGCTGCACACACTTTGGCTGACCGAAACCGTGCGCCTGCGCGAAGAACACGCCGGCCCCCTGGAAGACCTCGAAGCCAACCGCCTGGCCCGTGCGGCCGGTGGCGACCTGCCAACGCGCATCGCACAGCGTGCCCTGCACCTGGCCGAACGCGATGGCCTGACCGGCGCCCTCAGTCGCTGGCTGCAAGGCGCGCGCCTGGCTGTGGTGCTGCTGGCGATCGTCGCGGTGGTCAGCGGCGCCGGCCTGGCGTTTGCCGCGCTGGGCAATGGCCTGACGCCGGTGAATGTGTTCTGGGCCCTGGGCAGTTTGCTCGGCCTGAACCTGATCCTGCTGCTCAGTTGGGCCCTGGGCCTGCTGTTTGCCGGCGAACACAGTGCCAGCCTCGGTCGCCTGTGGCTGTGGCTCAGCGAAAAACTCGCGCGCGATGCCAAGGCCGCGCAGCTGGCACCGGCCCTGCTGCTGTTGCTGCAGCGCCAGAAACTCAACCGCTGGGCCGTCGGTGTGCTGGTAAACAGCCTGTGGTTGCTGGCGTTGTTCAGCGCCCTGCTGGTTCTGCTGATGCTGCTCGCCACCCGGCGTTACGGCTTTGTGTGGGAAACCACCATCCTCGGTGCGGACACCTTCATCGCCGTCACCCAGGCCCTCGGCACCCTGCCCGCCCTGCTCGGCTTCAGTGTACCGACGGTGGAGATGATCCGCGCCAGTGGCGATTCCGCGCTGAATATCGAAAGCGCCCGCCAGGCCTGGGCCGCGTGGCTGATGGGGGTGTTGCTGGTGTACGGCCTGCTGCCGCGGCTGATATTCGCGCTGCTGTGCCTGTGGCGCTGGAAACGCGGGCGCGCGGCCTTGCGCCTGGACCTCAACCTGCCCGGCTACGCCCAGTTGCGCGAGCGCCTGATGCCGAGCAGCGAACGGCTGGGGGTCAACGATGCGGCGCCGGAACAATTGCACCAGGTGGCGGGCGGCGTCAGTGAACTGCAAAGCGACGGCGCACTGCTGGTGGCCATCGAACTGGACGACCAACGCCCCTGGCCGCCCAAACTGCCCGGCACGGTCAAGGATGCCGGCATCCTCGACAGCCGGGAGTCGCGCCACAAACTGCTGGAGCAGCTCACACGCTTCCCGCCTGCACGCCTGGCCATTGCCTGCGACCCGCGTCGCTCGCCCGACCGTGGCAGCCTGGCGCTGATCGCCGAGCTGGCGCGCAGTGCGGCGGCGACGCGGGTATGGCTGCTGCAAGCGCCGCCCGGCCAGGCGCTGGACGCCGAACGCCTGGGCGACTGGCACAGCGCGCTGCAGCAGCTTGAGCTGCCCTTCGCCGACTGTGCGCCGTTGAACTGGCTGGAGAGCGGTCATGACTAA
- a CDS encoding DUF3482 domain-containing protein, whose protein sequence is MTKPLKLAVVGHTNVGKTSLLRTLTRDVGFGEVSHRPSTTRHVEGARLSVDGEALLELYDTPGLEDAIALLDYLERLDRPGERLDGPARLTRFLEGSEARQRFEQEAKVLRQLLASDAGLYVIDAREPVLAKYRDELQVLASCGKPLLPVLNFVSSNDHREPDWREALARLGLHALVRFDSVAPPEDGERRLYESLALLLENARPQLERLILDQQAQRQARQQSAARLIAELLIDCAACRRSVVTEDEPQAVSDLRKAVRQREQKCVEALLKLFGFRPQDAAASDLPLLDGRWGDDLFNPETLKQLGVRVGGGIAAGAAAGAGVDLLVGGLTLGAAALAGAIAGGALQTARSYGSRLMGKIKGQRELTVDDSVLRLLALRQRQLLKALNLRGHAAMHSIKVDTPQDKTWREGKLPDALNKARAYPQWSSLNPHPKLSQAERQEQVEALAQRLDDA, encoded by the coding sequence ATGACTAAACCCCTCAAGCTCGCCGTGGTCGGCCATACCAATGTGGGCAAGACCTCATTGCTGCGCACCCTGACCCGCGATGTCGGTTTTGGCGAAGTGTCCCATCGCCCCAGCACCACGCGGCATGTGGAAGGGGCGCGCCTATCGGTGGACGGCGAAGCCTTGCTGGAGCTGTACGACACCCCCGGCCTGGAAGATGCCATCGCCCTGCTCGATTACCTGGAACGCCTGGACCGCCCCGGCGAACGCCTGGATGGCCCGGCACGCCTGACGCGCTTTCTGGAAGGCAGCGAGGCGCGTCAACGCTTCGAACAGGAAGCCAAGGTGCTGCGCCAACTGCTGGCCTCGGATGCCGGCCTGTACGTGATCGATGCCCGCGAGCCGGTGCTGGCCAAGTACCGCGACGAGCTGCAAGTGCTGGCCAGCTGCGGCAAGCCCTTGCTGCCGGTGCTCAATTTCGTCAGCAGCAACGACCACCGCGAACCCGACTGGCGCGAGGCCCTGGCTCGCCTTGGCCTGCATGCGCTGGTGCGTTTTGACAGCGTGGCGCCGCCGGAAGATGGCGAGCGTCGGCTGTATGAAAGCCTGGCCCTGTTGCTGGAAAACGCGCGGCCGCAGCTGGAGCGGCTGATCCTCGATCAGCAAGCCCAACGCCAGGCCCGCCAGCAGAGCGCTGCGCGTTTGATCGCCGAATTGTTGATCGACTGTGCCGCGTGCCGACGCAGCGTGGTGACCGAGGATGAGCCACAGGCCGTCAGCGACTTGCGCAAGGCCGTGCGCCAGCGCGAACAAAAGTGCGTGGAAGCCCTGCTCAAGCTGTTCGGCTTCCGACCCCAGGACGCCGCCGCCAGCGACTTGCCGCTGCTGGACGGGCGCTGGGGTGACGACCTGTTCAATCCTGAAACCCTCAAGCAACTTGGCGTGCGCGTGGGTGGCGGGATTGCCGCGGGCGCGGCGGCCGGGGCCGGTGTCGACCTGCTGGTGGGCGGTTTAACCCTGGGCGCTGCCGCGCTGGCCGGCGCGATTGCCGGCGGCGCCCTGCAAACCGCGCGCAGCTATGGCAGCCGCCTGATGGGCAAGATCAAGGGCCAGCGCGAACTGACCGTGGACGACAGCGTGCTGCGCCTGCTCGCCCTGCGCCAACGTCAGTTGCTCAAAGCCTTGAACCTGCGCGGGCACGCGGCGATGCACAGCATCAAGGTCGACACGCCCCAGGATAAAACCTGGCGCGAAGGCAAGCTGCCAGACGCGCTGAACAAGGCCCGCGCCTACCCGCAATGGTCGTCCCTCAACCCGCACCCCAAGTTGAGCCAGGCCGAGCGCCAGGAGCAAGTCGAGGCGCTGGCTCAACGGCTGGACGACGCCTGA
- a CDS encoding phosphonate degradation HD-domain oxygenase → MSRERVIAEVFGLYERHGTADYIGEPVSQVEHMSQAAQQAMAEGFDDEVVLAAFFHDIGHLCGQGEANMGGYGVVSHERLGADYLRRAGFGERMATLVEYHVQAKRYLTFAQPDYFARLSEASRRTLEYQGGVMSAQEAQAFEQHPLCDISLRLRHWDEQAKDLHVSLLDLEILKAKALQLLADQASSSR, encoded by the coding sequence ATGAGTCGCGAGCGCGTGATTGCCGAAGTGTTCGGCCTGTACGAGCGGCATGGCACGGCAGATTACATCGGCGAGCCGGTGTCGCAGGTCGAGCACATGTCCCAGGCCGCACAGCAGGCGATGGCCGAAGGCTTTGACGATGAAGTGGTGCTGGCGGCGTTTTTCCACGATATCGGCCACCTGTGTGGCCAGGGCGAAGCGAACATGGGCGGTTATGGCGTGGTCAGTCACGAGCGGCTGGGCGCCGATTACCTGCGTCGTGCGGGCTTTGGCGAACGCATGGCGACGTTGGTGGAGTACCACGTGCAGGCCAAGCGTTACCTCACCTTCGCCCAGCCGGACTATTTCGCCCGGTTGAGCGAGGCCAGCCGGCGTACGTTGGAGTACCAGGGGGGCGTGATGAGCGCGCAGGAAGCGCAGGCCTTCGAGCAGCATCCGCTTTGTGACATCAGCCTGCGCCTGCGTCACTGGGATGAGCAAGCCAAAGACCTGCACGTCTCGTTGCTCGACCTTGAAATACTCAAGGCCAAGGCCCTGCAGCTACTGGCCGATCAGGCGTCGTCCAGCCGTTGA
- a CDS encoding TIGR03364 family FAD-dependent oxidoreductase: MTHHTDLLIIGAGILGLSHAYAAARRGLKVKVFERSATPLGASVRNFGQALVTGQPPGPMLDLARQSRDIWAHWAQVAGLELKRNGSYLFARTEAEEHLLEAFCAGRAREHGYNVELLQGAALNDLYGGQFRHHRAALHGKDDQQLYSREAIPALINYLAQELGVEFHFSTLVRDVEPGRLHSTAGSFRAEQILVCSGHDYQTLLAESIAPLNPQICRLQMLRARPARALNLQHALLTGLSCVHYGAFADLPQAAPVQAQILREAPHLHAHGIHLLISPTPHGDLIIGDSHDYGSDASPFNAEQVDDWLIHLAEQTLGCPIQVVERWQGVYGSRGPGPFSFVQVAAGMSIALMHTGVGMSVGPAMAERNITALWGPAS, translated from the coding sequence ATGACACACCACACCGATCTGCTGATCATCGGCGCGGGCATCCTCGGCCTCTCCCACGCCTACGCCGCCGCCAGGCGCGGACTGAAGGTCAAGGTCTTCGAGCGCAGCGCCACCCCGCTGGGCGCCTCGGTGCGCAACTTCGGCCAGGCGCTGGTCACCGGTCAGCCGCCGGGGCCGATGCTCGACCTGGCACGGCAAAGCCGCGATATCTGGGCGCACTGGGCGCAGGTCGCCGGCCTTGAGCTCAAGCGCAATGGCTCCTACCTGTTCGCGCGCACCGAAGCCGAAGAGCACCTGCTCGAAGCCTTCTGCGCCGGGCGTGCCCGTGAGCACGGCTACAACGTCGAGCTGCTGCAAGGCGCGGCGTTGAACGACCTGTACGGCGGCCAGTTCCGCCATCACCGTGCCGCGCTGCATGGCAAGGACGACCAGCAACTGTATTCGCGAGAAGCGATCCCGGCGCTGATCAACTACCTGGCCCAGGAACTGGGCGTGGAGTTTCATTTTTCCACCCTGGTGCGCGACGTCGAACCAGGCCGCTTGCACAGCACGGCGGGCAGCTTTCGCGCTGAGCAGATCCTCGTCTGCTCCGGGCACGACTACCAAACCCTGCTGGCCGAATCCATCGCCCCGCTCAACCCGCAGATCTGCCGCCTGCAAATGCTGCGTGCGCGGCCCGCGCGGGCGCTGAACCTGCAGCACGCCTTGCTGACGGGCCTGAGTTGCGTGCATTACGGCGCGTTTGCCGACCTGCCGCAAGCCGCACCGGTACAGGCGCAGATCCTGCGCGAAGCACCACACCTGCATGCCCACGGTATTCACCTGCTGATCAGCCCCACGCCCCACGGCGACTTGATCATCGGCGACTCCCACGACTACGGCAGCGATGCTTCGCCATTCAATGCCGAGCAGGTCGACGACTGGCTGATACACCTGGCCGAGCAGACCCTGGGCTGCCCGATCCAGGTGGTGGAGCGTTGGCAGGGCGTGTATGGCTCGCGTGGGCCCGGGCCGTTTTCGTTTGTGCAGGTGGCTGCGGGGATGAGCATTGCGCTGATGCACACTGGTGTAGGCATGAGCGTGGGGCCGGCGATGGCCGAGCGAAACATCACGGCATTGTGGGGGCCGGCGTCATGA